The window TATGTGTGATAACTGAAATTTACCATGCCTCTCCCGCCCGCAACCCCTCTTTCATGCAACAACGCCGTGTTTTTGAAAAAGATTGAATTATTGTCCCGATTCCCCTGGATTTGCTTGAGTAAGTGTAAAGAGCGGTGCTGTATGCCTAAAGGTCTGTCCAGCTCTTACGTCCCTATATAAGCCTCTTTGGCGGAGCGATCGCCCAGAGCGCTTAGAGAGGTGATCAACCCTGACATGGTTGCACCGATAGGGATTGAAGGGGGATAGCCCAAGGCTAACCGTTAGCGCATCAGCAGAGCAGATGCATAATGGTAGAGATACTGTTTTCCTACCTCTGCAGCGTGCCATGACGACGGCTAGTTCTGATTTGGCACAGCGGCGATCGCAACCAACCCTACTTCCAGAGTGATGCTCTGACGATCAGCAGTTGAGATGGTCTTGGCTCGAATTGAACCCTTTATCTTGCTGGTTTTGGTTATCGTGGATGGAGGTTCCCGTTCAGGACTTCCTTGTCGGAACTTACTGTCCCCTCGTCTTCTGTAGACTTAGGCAGCAGGAGTGCGATGCATGACACCCTCAAGCAGTAAAGGCAAGAAAGCAAAACTTCTAGTGGTTGATGACGAGCCGGACAACCTCGACTTGCTGTACCGAACCTTCTACCGCGAGTTTGAAGTCCTCAAGGCGGAGAGTGGCCCAGTTGCCCTCGACATCCTAGAACGGGAAAAGGGCAACATCGCTGTGATCATTTCGGATCAGCGGATGCCTAGCATGAGCGGAACCGAGTTTTTGAGTCTGACCGCGATTCAATATCCTGACATCATCCGGATTATTCTGACGGGCTATACTGATGTGGACGATCTGGTAGAAGCCATCAACACCGGGAAAGTCTTCAAATACGTCACAAAACCCTGGGATGACGATGAGCTGAAAATGGTGGTGCGGCAAGCGGTCGATACTCACGCCATCCTGCAGACACGAACCCGCGATCTGCAGCGCACCCTCCGTCAAGAATCGCTGCTGAACGCCATTACCAACACCATTCGGCAGGCGATGAATTATCGCCAAATTTTGCAAACCATCGTGGATACCGTTGGGCAAACCTTTGAGGTGGATTACTGCATCCTGCGCCCCTTTCAGGATAATCACATGGCGGATGAGCTGTGTGTCTATTCCCAGACGGGCGATCGCTCCCCAGAAACAGCCGCATTTTTGAACCTTGATGCGCTGATGCATACCATTGCGGAAGTGCATGAGATTCAAGTGGTAGATGACACCGCCGTTGACGATCGCACCGCCGCGATGACCCCCATCGGGCAAACGATTCGCCAAATCTATCAAACCGCAGATATTCAATCCGCTTTAACCGTTCCCCTCCTCTATCAGCATGAGTTGCTAGCGGTCATGGTGCTGTTCCAGCGGCATCAGCCTCGTCACTGGCGAGATGATGAAGTTCAGCTTGTGGTCACGGTCAGCGACCAGGCCGCCCTCTCCCTAGCCCAAGCCCGCACCTACGAGCAGATGACGCTATTGGCGCGACGGGAAGCGTTGGTGAATACGATTACGGCAGCCATCCGTTCCAGCCTCAATCCTCAAGACATCTTTGCGGCAATTACCCAACAGTTAGGACAAGCGCTGCGGGCTGATGGCTGTGCGCTCTCCCTATGGACGAAGGATGATGAGTACGTACAATGCGTGGGCTTGCACGATGCCACGGTGGGGGGTGCTGACGATGACGCGACGTTCACGACTAGTCATGAACGTTCCGATCCAGACTTTCATCGCCATCAGTTGCCCCAGTCCCAAGTTCCCATTGAGGGTAATCCGGTTCTGCAACAGCTTTTGCGAACTCAGGAACCCGTCGTCATTCACGATTTACACCAGCAGCCGGATAAAACCATTACCGATCTGCCGCTGCGATCGCCCGCCCGTGCCCTCCTGGTGGTACCGCTCATCTATGATGGCGAAATCATTGGCAGCATTTCTCTCCGGCAAACCCAAACGCCACGCCAGTGGTTAGCCGATGAGGTGAAGCTTGCCCAAGCCGTAGCCGTACAAGCAGCGATCGCGGTACAACAGGCGCGACTGTACCAAAAGACGCGACAGCAGGCCGAACAACTTCTAGAGCTAGATCGGCAGAAAAATGAATTTTTCCAGAATGTCTCCCACGAATTTCGCACGCCCCTGACCTTAACGATTGGTCCTCTGGAATCGGCGATCGCCCAGAAGCAGGGACTGTCCTATGACCAGTCCCAGATGGCGCTCCGCAATTCCCGCCGCCTGCTCCGCCTTGTGAATCAACTGCTGGACTTACAGAGACTCGATGCGGGTCGCATGCAGCCCCGCTTCCGGCCCTGTAATTTGCTGGATTTGGTGACCCAGATCGTAGAGTCCTTCCAGCACTATTGCGAACGCAAGCAAATTCATCTGACGACAGAACTAGAAGACTGTCCCCCCGTTTATTTAGACCTAGAGAAGTTCGATAAGGTGCTGTACAACCTGCTATCGAACGCAATGAAATTCACTGCTCCCAACGGCATGATTACCGTCACGCTGCAAGCAGCGGGCGATCATTGCTTGCTGCAAGTTAAAGATAGTGGTGTTGGGATTCGCCCGGATCAGATCCCGCACCTGTTTGAGCGGTTCCGCCAAGCCGATGGCTCGGCTAATCGCAAGTACGAAGGTAGTGGCCTAGGCTTAGCCCTCGTGAAAAAGCTGGTGGAGATGCACGGCGGCAAAGTGACGGTGGATTCCGTCTACGGCGAAGGCACCACCTTTACCATTTGGCTCCAGACCGGAACCGCTCATTTGCCCCCAGATCAAATCATTGAAGTGCCGTCTGAGATGGAGAGCAGTCGCAGTCATGTGGAGTTGGCAGACGTGGAGGTCGAGCAAGCTGCTGCAGAAGAGTGCCCCATTGCTCCAACCGTTCCAGATGTGCCCCCCAGTCATCAAAATGGGCATGCTGACCCTGGGCTGCTTCCCGCTGGGGTTTCCCAAGGCGCGATCGCCCGCATCCTGGTCGTGGATGATAATGCCGATCTCCGCAGCTACGTTTCCGGTATTTTGCAGCAGGCAGGCTATGACGTCCTGATTGCGCGGGATGGTTCCGAGGGCTTCCGGGTGGCCGAAACCCAACGTCCAAATCTAATTCTGACCGACTTAATGATGCCGCTGGTGTCCGGTCTGGAGATGATTCAGCGTATCCGGCAGCATGAGGGGCTGAAGGGGACGCCGATTGTCTTACTCACGGCTAAGGCCGATGAGGATACGCGCCTAGAAGGAGTAGAACAGGGGGCAGATGCTTACTTGTCGAAGCCGTTTAACGAGCGGGAGTTGCTGGCGGAAGTTCGAAATCTGCTGGCTCTGAAGGAAAATGAACGCCGCGTTGCGGAGTTAAATACGTATCTCACAGAGTCGGTTTTAAAGCGGTTTTTGCCGCCTAGCCTGGTTCAGAAAGCCGCACGGGGTGAGCTTTCTCTGGATTTACGCCCAGAACCGAAGCTTGTGACGGTGTTATTTAGCGATATCGTTGGGTTTACGCAATTGTCCAATACGCTGCGATCGCGCCGCGTTGCGGAGTTGCTGAATGAGTACCTCGCCGAAATGACCCATGCCATTTTCCAAAACGGGGGAACGGTGGATAAGTTTATGGGCGACGCAATTTTGGCGATTTTTGGTGCGCCGGAAGAGTTGCCCCCCAATGAACAGGTGCGGCGGGCGGTGGCCTCCGCCCATGCCATGTACGACGCCCTCGAAAAGCTGAACGAACGCTGGCGATCGCAAGGCATTACCCAAGACGTGAAATTCCGCTGTGGCATTCACCAGGGGACGGCGGTGGTGGGCATGTTTGGTAGCGCGGAACGTTCAGACTATACGGCCATTGGCCCCAGTGTGAATATTGCAGCGCGAATTCAGGAAGCGGCCGATCCCGACACGATTCTCGTATCTGCTGCTGTAGCCGATTATCTGGAATTAGGAGAAGACCCGATCACGAAGTTCCGTCCCTTGCAACTTAAAGGCATCGACGAAACGGTGCTGACCTTTGCTATTCGGGTTCATCCGGATGCGGAATCATCGTCAACGGAAGCCTCTAGCCAGCAGCACGCTTAGAAAACCGATAAATGAAACGCTGATCACCCAGTTGGGTGAGGTTGTTTCCACCGAAAACCGCCTACCGTGGAAACGCCCTGGGCGATCGGTCTCCCGCATCGAGTGGGTAGTTGTATGTAAGAGAAAGCTATGATGGCCGCTGAGTACGGTGTATTGCACGATGAGACCCAGGCAAGGGCGATGTCCCAGCTTGTGGCTCAATGTTTCTTGGCGAAACCGGAAGATTGTGACGAGTATCTAGACCGGATTGGTCGCGATCGCTTTCGGATTCTCTCCGATGGCAGTCAGGTTCGGGGTGGCCTTGCCCTGCTTCCAATGGCGCAGTGGTGGCACGGCAATCTGGTGCCTATGACTGGAATTGCCGCAGTGGGCGTTGCGCCAGAGTATCGAGGCTCGGGTACGGCGATCGCCCTCATCCGTCACATGCTTCGGGAACTGTACGATCAGCAAACCCCTCTATCGGTTCTCTATCCCGCGACTCAACGGCTGTATCGCAAAGCAGGGTATGAACAGGCGGGTAGTCAGTGCCGTTGGGAAGTGCCGCTCGCACAAATTCATATCCAGGAGCGATCCCTCCCCTGGTTTAGCCTTGAACCGACAGCGGAGATCCTTACCCCTCTCTATCGACAAAAGGCGCAAATCCATAACGGACACCTCGATCGGGCTTCCGCCATTTGGGTGGAAATTCTCCGAAGTAAACCGGAGGAGATGCTGCATGCCTACGGTGTGGGTGCGCCCGATTCCCCCCAGGGCTATCTTCTATTCACGCAGAAAGATAATCCCTCCGGCGCGACCCTCCACGTTCGAGACTGGGTAGCCTTAACGCCCGCCGCAGGACGTAGCCTCTGGAGCTTTGCCGCTAACCATCGGTCTCAGGTGCATCACCTTCGCGTTCCCGGTGGTCTGACCGATCCGCTGCTGCTGCTGCTGCCGGAGCAAACGGCACGACTCGCTTCTTCCATTAGTTGGATGCTCCGATTAGTCCATGTGCCCAGGGCGTTAGAACAACGAGGCTATCCTGCGCTCCTAGAAACGGAACTTCATTTGGAGATCCGGGATGAAGTGCTGCCCGAAAATCAGGGACGGTTTACGTTGGCGATCGCCCACGGTTCAGGCACAGTGACACCCGGTGGCTCAGGCGCACTGAAGATTGACATTCGCGGACTGAGTGCCCTGTATGCCGGACACGCAACGCCCTATGCGCTGCACCAGATCGGACTACTAGACGGAGATGGGGAAAGTTTGGCGATCGCGTCCCAAATCTTTGCTACATCGCCCGCGTGGATGCCCGATTTCTTTTGAGGGTGTGTCTAAACGGTGCAAGCCTAGGCGGGTGTGAACTTACGATAAGCCTAACTTCGGATAGTCGGCATTGGGACTGTAGCTCCCTATAATTGCGTTGGTCGTTGCATTTCTGTTGCGGTGGGTATTGGGATCTCTCAAGGCTGACCTAGGGCGATGCATCGGATCGGGACAGTTATTTTTTGAAAATTTCGTGGGATGGGACTTTCAAAACGTAATTTGGCCTGATTCCAGACCGACAGCACCATCCCAATAGAGCATCCGAATAGAGTGAATTGGGATGCGTGCTGAATGCCGCGTTTAAAAATTTCCTACCTGTATGAGTTCCAATTCGCCACAGTCGAAATCCCCTGCTAAACAACAGGCAACAACCGCCGAACGCCGGGGAATGAGCACCTTTGAGGGGGTGTTTACGCCTTCGATCCTGACCATTCTGGGCGTGATTATGTACCTCCGGTTTGGCTGGGTCGTCGGGAATGTCGGGCTGTTCAATACGCTCCTCATCGTCACCCTGGCTACCACCATTACGTTTCTGACCGGGCTTTCAATTTCGGCGATCGCCACCGATCGAGTGGTGCGCGTAGGAGGAGCGTACTACATGATTTCGCGATCGCTCGGCATCGAAACTGGCGGCGCGGTTGGCATTCCCCTCTACTTTGCCCAAGCCCTATCCGTTGCCCTGTACACCATCGGTTTTTCCGAGAGTCTGGTTGAAACCTTTCCCGCCCTGAACCTGAAGGGGGTTGCCATTATCAGCACCGTTGGCGTTGCGATCTTAGCCTTGACCTCTGCCAAAATTGCGATTCGGGCACAGTACGTGATCATGGCGGCGATCGCCCTTTCCCTGGTCTGTTTCATGCTCGGCTATCCAGTCTCGTCCGAGCCCCTAGGCTTGAAACTGCCGCCACCCAGCACAGAAAGTTTTTGGTCGGTGTTTGCTGTGTTCTTCCCAGCCGTTACGGGCATCATGGCAGGGGTCGGCATGTCCGGCGATTTGCGTAACCCTAGCCGTGCGATTCCCATGGGCACCCTCGCCGCCATTCTCACCGGATACATCATCTACATGCTGCTGCCTTCGTTCCTGGCCTTTCGTGCCGACAGCGAAACCCTGATCACGCAGCCCCTCGTGATGCAACAGATTTCAATTTGGGGGCCAGCCATTCTCTTGGGCGTTTGGGGGGCAACGCTGTCCAGTGCGATCGGCAGTATCCTCGGTGCGCCTCGTGTCATGCAAGCCTTGGCGCAGGATGGGATTTTGCCAGACTGGTTGCGCTGGTTGGGTAAGGGCAGTGGCCCCGACAATGAACCCCGTTTAGCGACGGTCGTCACCTTGGGGATCGCCCTAGTAGCAATTATTGCGGGGGAATTAAATCAGATTGCCCCGGTTTTAACCATGTTTTTCCTCACGACCTATCTCGTACTGAACATGACGGCAGGAATTGAGGGATTTCTGCAAAGCCCATCGTTCCGTCCTGCATTTAAGGTGCATTGGGCGTTGTCCTTGCTAGGGGCGATCGGCTGTTTGGCGGTAATGTTTTTGATTAATGCCGTGGCGACGGTCATTGCGGCTGTGGTTGTGCTCGCTATTTACCTCTGGCTAGAAAGGCGAGAGCTCCAGGGTGCCTGGGGCGATATTCGGCGCGGTCTTTGGATGGCGATCGCCCGCACGGCGATTTTTCAAATTTCCCACAGCGAACCGGATGCTAAAAACTGGCGACCCTATTTGCTGGTGTTGTCCGGTGCGCCCACCCGACGCTGGAATTTGATTGAGTTTGCGGCGGATCTTTCCCACAACCGCAGTTTGGTGACGATCGCCAGCATTTTGCCGGAACAGTCCTACGATGGCGCACGGCAGAATGCCTTGGAGTCCACAATTCAGGATTATCTCGAAAAACGGGGTATCCA is drawn from Synechococcales cyanobacterium T60_A2020_003 and contains these coding sequences:
- a CDS encoding response regulator; the protein is MTPSSSKGKKAKLLVVDDEPDNLDLLYRTFYREFEVLKAESGPVALDILEREKGNIAVIISDQRMPSMSGTEFLSLTAIQYPDIIRIILTGYTDVDDLVEAINTGKVFKYVTKPWDDDELKMVVRQAVDTHAILQTRTRDLQRTLRQESLLNAITNTIRQAMNYRQILQTIVDTVGQTFEVDYCILRPFQDNHMADELCVYSQTGDRSPETAAFLNLDALMHTIAEVHEIQVVDDTAVDDRTAAMTPIGQTIRQIYQTADIQSALTVPLLYQHELLAVMVLFQRHQPRHWRDDEVQLVVTVSDQAALSLAQARTYEQMTLLARREALVNTITAAIRSSLNPQDIFAAITQQLGQALRADGCALSLWTKDDEYVQCVGLHDATVGGADDDATFTTSHERSDPDFHRHQLPQSQVPIEGNPVLQQLLRTQEPVVIHDLHQQPDKTITDLPLRSPARALLVVPLIYDGEIIGSISLRQTQTPRQWLADEVKLAQAVAVQAAIAVQQARLYQKTRQQAEQLLELDRQKNEFFQNVSHEFRTPLTLTIGPLESAIAQKQGLSYDQSQMALRNSRRLLRLVNQLLDLQRLDAGRMQPRFRPCNLLDLVTQIVESFQHYCERKQIHLTTELEDCPPVYLDLEKFDKVLYNLLSNAMKFTAPNGMITVTLQAAGDHCLLQVKDSGVGIRPDQIPHLFERFRQADGSANRKYEGSGLGLALVKKLVEMHGGKVTVDSVYGEGTTFTIWLQTGTAHLPPDQIIEVPSEMESSRSHVELADVEVEQAAAEECPIAPTVPDVPPSHQNGHADPGLLPAGVSQGAIARILVVDDNADLRSYVSGILQQAGYDVLIARDGSEGFRVAETQRPNLILTDLMMPLVSGLEMIQRIRQHEGLKGTPIVLLTAKADEDTRLEGVEQGADAYLSKPFNERELLAEVRNLLALKENERRVAELNTYLTESVLKRFLPPSLVQKAARGELSLDLRPEPKLVTVLFSDIVGFTQLSNTLRSRRVAELLNEYLAEMTHAIFQNGGTVDKFMGDAILAIFGAPEELPPNEQVRRAVASAHAMYDALEKLNERWRSQGITQDVKFRCGIHQGTAVVGMFGSAERSDYTAIGPSVNIAARIQEAADPDTILVSAAVADYLELGEDPITKFRPLQLKGIDETVLTFAIRVHPDAESSSTEASSQQHA
- a CDS encoding Na-K-Cl cotransporter; protein product: MSTFEGVFTPSILTILGVIMYLRFGWVVGNVGLFNTLLIVTLATTITFLTGLSISAIATDRVVRVGGAYYMISRSLGIETGGAVGIPLYFAQALSVALYTIGFSESLVETFPALNLKGVAIISTVGVAILALTSAKIAIRAQYVIMAAIALSLVCFMLGYPVSSEPLGLKLPPPSTESFWSVFAVFFPAVTGIMAGVGMSGDLRNPSRAIPMGTLAAILTGYIIYMLLPSFLAFRADSETLITQPLVMQQISIWGPAILLGVWGATLSSAIGSILGAPRVMQALAQDGILPDWLRWLGKGSGPDNEPRLATVVTLGIALVAIIAGELNQIAPVLTMFFLTTYLVLNMTAGIEGFLQSPSFRPAFKVHWALSLLGAIGCLAVMFLINAVATVIAAVVVLAIYLWLERRELQGAWGDIRRGLWMAIARTAIFQISHSEPDAKNWRPYLLVLSGAPTRRWNLIEFAADLSHNRSLVTIASILPEQSYDGARQNALESTIQDYLEKRGIQAVVRLMRATNPFRGAVQLVEAYGIGSLIPNTVLLGASEDHQRRDEYCEMIAQIHQAQRSVLILRDEQGQGFGNHRRIDVWWGGVQANGSLMLLLAYLLRTSQNWRNATIRLKLVVTNESAVQATLMNLKTMVQEFRIGAVPEVLVSGDRPFADILHESSQDADLVCLGMATPGENFTQYYENLQRMARDLPPTVFVLAAKDMPFSDVLADSR
- a CDS encoding GNAT family N-acetyltransferase — translated: MMAAEYGVLHDETQARAMSQLVAQCFLAKPEDCDEYLDRIGRDRFRILSDGSQVRGGLALLPMAQWWHGNLVPMTGIAAVGVAPEYRGSGTAIALIRHMLRELYDQQTPLSVLYPATQRLYRKAGYEQAGSQCRWEVPLAQIHIQERSLPWFSLEPTAEILTPLYRQKAQIHNGHLDRASAIWVEILRSKPEEMLHAYGVGAPDSPQGYLLFTQKDNPSGATLHVRDWVALTPAAGRSLWSFAANHRSQVHHLRVPGGLTDPLLLLLPEQTARLASSISWMLRLVHVPRALEQRGYPALLETELHLEIRDEVLPENQGRFTLAIAHGSGTVTPGGSGALKIDIRGLSALYAGHATPYALHQIGLLDGDGESLAIASQIFATSPAWMPDFF